One stretch of Anabrus simplex isolate iqAnaSimp1 chromosome 3, ASM4041472v1, whole genome shotgun sequence DNA includes these proteins:
- the LOC136867063 gene encoding hemolymph lipopolysaccharide-binding protein, which yields MFPKPSVYLLIVNLWYFALPTLTQCPLSTQRLSYSVLSHRNQTGHWRTKLLMKNEVKINGYEYTRDLGTWGCDVNLSTTVCDNVETVHILTSVTVPPPRVTGYEFFPGIGFYKHHKEARTWDDAQKTCVKEGAHLAIINSEEESAVIMFMMSRAPEVNQWAFVGFHDRFVEGQYLTIFGEPLANTGFKRWSSSGQPDNYGGNSTYPGEDCGSIHRNGGLNDLPCSAKISFFCEQELW from the exons ATGTTCCCAAAGCCTTCTGTTTACTTGTTGATCGTTAACCTGTGGTATTTCGCACTGCCTACCCTGACACAGTGCCCTTTGTCGACTCAGCGACTCAGCTACTCAGTACTTAGCCATCGCAATCAGACTGGTCACTGGCGAACAAAG TTGCTGATGAAGAACGAGGTGAAAATAAATGGGTACGAATACACCCGTGATCTGGGGACTTGGGGTTGTGACGTGAACCTAAGCACCACGGTATGTGACAACGTGGAGACAGTACACATCTTAACCAGTGTCACTG TTCCTCCACCACGAGTAACAGGCTACGAGTTCTTTCCTGGTATTGGTTTCTACAAGCATCACAAGGAAGCAAGGACCTGGGACGATGCACAGAAGACCTGTGTCAAGGAAGGGGCGCACCTGGCCATCATCAACTCGGAAGAAGAGTCTGCAGTCATCATGTTCATGATGAGCAGAGCTCCGGAAGTCAATCAGTGGGCTTTCGTTGGCTTCCACGATCGCTTCGTTGAAGGCCAGTATCTAACAATCTTTG GTGAACCGCTGGCCAACACAGGCTTCAAGCGCTGGTCTTCCTCAGGACAACCAGACAACTACGGTGGTAACAGTACTTACCCTGGAGAAGACTGCGGCTCCATACATCGTAACGGAGGACTTAACGACCTGCCTTGCAGTGCCAAAATCTCCTTCTTCTGTGAGCAAGAACTGTGGTAA